The genomic interval TCTGCAGGTTGCAAGCACTCGCAACAAAGCCACCAAATAGGTGGCATTGCCGCTACAACAGTGCGACGAAGAGACTTGACAGCAACAACGCCGGTTTCTAAGCCAGGCTGTCCCTCCCCGGGAGTTGCAAATGAAGAGGCCTGTGAAAGGACCAATCAGAGAACACATCAGACAGGACCCAACGGCGAAAATCATTGGATTCGCGGGGTTGACGCAACAGACGTCGCTGACAGTGCAGCTCCTGCTGTCCTTTCTCTGGACGAAattgcgttttcttcctctgacgaagacgcagctTCGAACTCAGAACCTGAAACCAAGGCTACTCGTCGCAAGAGTAAGCTAGCGAAGCAGTCGAAAAAGAGTAAAGCTCCAAAGCCATTGGCATCTGTTGCCAACCCTGACGGACATGCTCCTCTCCCATCTGGCATCCATACCCTCCCAGGAGATTCCCCTTCAGATGCTGCTGCGCTACGAGGTGACACAAAACAAGCACCAGGTGGAGAAGGCTCTACACGAACCACACACACGGGCGAAATAGCGGCACCGAATGTGATCCGAAGGCGACGGTCGGCAAGGCTCCACGAGCAAGAAGCGTGGGAACAGCCACTTCAAACGCCCGTGTCTTTTCCGACACCTCCTACTACTTCGTGTGAGACGACCGTGCCAGCATTTCGTGCGAAAAGCAAAGCCCTGATCCAGACAGGAAAGGAACAGCGCCTGGATACTGACATGCGAGGAATGGAAGCAGGGGGCTTGGCGGGGCATGCGCCGAGACAGACTGttcgaagggagagagataCGCAGGGAAAAGACACAACGAACGCTGCTGTTAACCAAACAGATAACTTTGGAGGCCTTACACACAGCGGCAATGAAATACCTTGGAACTGTGGGCGATTCACAGAGACCCGCGAATGTGCTTCAGGAGCTACAGGCGACTCGGCGCTTCTTCACAACCATCTGATCCGCCCAGTGCAAGTGTTCGCTGGTCTTTCACGAAATCCGGCGCCGTTTTCCTCATGCTCTCGCAAAGCCGGTGACGTTTCCCACTCTGTCATGCCTGTTGCCACGGATGCAGACATGATCTGTGTGAGGCCGCCGATTCTGGGTTCTGAGTTGGCAGTCGTCGTGCCGATGTGCTCACGTTACCCCGCTACACCGGAACTCACACACCGTTCTTCGTGCTCTGCCTCCTACGCCAGGCTTTGTCTCGACAAAGACCGCATGTTTCAGCCAGGCTCTCAGCCAGTCGAGTCCTGTGTCTCAACTGCTTTGAACGGCGTCGTTGCTGAATCGTCAGAGAGCCGATTCGTACCGCACTGCACGCGCTTTCTGGGCGTACCTGTGGACAGGGTTGGCCAAGGGGcggcagaggaaaggaagcgaaaaatTCGAAATAGATCCTCACTCCCCTCGTCTAGCTCTCCACAGCTAAGTCGTCTTTCACGGACCCCAACTCGCTTACGAAACCCGGCAAACCCGAGTGGAGCTGCCAGCCTGGTGCAGACACGTCTCGTTGACCACGAAGTCGAGCTCCTTCGCCTGCGTTTGCGCCACGCCCGCGAACGACGGTGCCTGAAACGAAGAATATGCCAAGTGCAACTCGGCCACAAAGAGGCTCTGGAGCAATTAGAACGCGACTTCCGCAGTGAGATGTACAAGCTGGAACGTCGTCAGATGCTACAAGAAGAGCGCCACGACAGCGAACTGCGCAAACTGGAGGAGC from Toxoplasma gondii ME49 chromosome VIIa, whole genome shotgun sequence carries:
- a CDS encoding hypothetical protein (encoded by transcript TGME49_203250), which gives rise to MVSSRVCPECRPNRNCSNMANSQDIVMPGTNGVNLSALSAAVHNLLLLDPAQEAVPRNGVTSVPSVVNADGVAVLKSCGGIQPSDRKPTEQSSQLSSEFFAANEESASHRSFPASVDETIIPEGTGTVAVLQQMAGGLSLLAFPSRSGEVPRHLPQETGVTLSAEASPDRNRPDEDGSSERNGLTAKSVSKYLSGPSQGEERTRSTSKQRKTPGTKAVSALRDHPKSSSAGARPSSKNDIRVRAAKKRDRGHRKPGDQRIERRGERGVLHQTTKPGTRRKAEEPTPKKLRRSSAGSAVRGEAGDGSAGCKHSQQSHQIGGIAATTVRRRDLTATTPVSKPGCPSPGVANEEACERTNQRTHQTGPNGENHWIRGVDATDVADSAAPAVLSLDEIAFSSSDEDAASNSEPETKATRRKSKLAKQSKKSKAPKPLASVANPDGHAPLPSGIHTLPGDSPSDAAALRGDTKQAPGGEGSTRTTHTGEIAAPNVIRRRRSARLHEQEAWEQPLQTPVSFPTPPTTSCETTVPAFRAKSKALIQTGKEQRLDTDMRGMEAGGLAGHAPRQTVRRERDTQGKDTTNAAVNQTDNFGGLTHSGNEIPWNCGRFTETRECASGATGDSALLHNHLIRPVQVFAGLSRNPAPFSSCSRKAGDVSHSVMPVATDADMICVRPPILGSELAVVVPMCSRYPATPELTHRSSCSASYARLCLDKDRMFQPGSQPVESCVSTALNGVVAESSESRFVPHCTRFLGVPVDRVGQGAAEERKRKIRNRSSLPSSSSPQLSRLSRTPTRLRNPANPSGAASLVQTRLVDHEVELLRLRLRHARERRCLKRRICQVQLGHKEALEQLERDFRSEMYKLERRQMLQEERHDSELRKLEERHMKRDVDRVVKLLGQLRQRISARKSTTPETQPRKLSNATGRPPATKTEMET